From Oncorhynchus tshawytscha isolate Ot180627B linkage group LG11, Otsh_v2.0, whole genome shotgun sequence, the proteins below share one genomic window:
- the LOC112261342 gene encoding zinc finger protein 3-like isoform X3, translated as MTIPGEGLLTGGHRNIVKPAGHNGWRNDQPIAIDEGSEPSTQHAIVIESVDAEAAGPGVKQESTEGEEDSQHSRDIQTGAAAGVAPPVASEDLATALNVNLKSETDTDTLNVTHRLLHTGSDHRSDPEGLGRLGCPPAPGSDYLPVFHQSQRTVHSLGDGDVLDTGVDDLSCSYDTEMDPGNMSLGLETPTDLSREDWNRYSCVYSERCLERKGEVIVVDEVTVKVEGDAPPARNADSHLGDRHSQSRDFLDYRGSLETNVNVTTNSPLHAFKDRDPVSTSMGPSGSHHFDQVLNANTRAGAQVQGGRATSGNGKEKRFLCMFCNKGFRCLQKVEIHQRVHTGENPFSCTQCEKRFSRQDHLKRHQMVHTGEKPFSCPQCEKRFSRQDQLKMHLKVHTGERPFSCTHCGKRFSERSYLRTHQQKMHTVLV; from the exons ATGACGATTCCAG GTGAAGGGCTtctcactggaggccacaggaACATTGTAAAGCCAGCGGGACACAATGGGTGGAGAAATGACCAACCCATAGCTATAGATGAGGGGAGTGAACCCTCAACCCAGCATGCTatcgtgatagag TCTGTAGATGCAGAGGCTGCAGGTCCTGGGGTCAAGCAGGAGAgtactgaaggagaggaggactcacaacacagcagagacatccagactggaGCAGCGGCTGGAGTGGCGCCCCCTGTAGCCTCAGAGGACCTGGCCACCGCTCTGAATGTCAATctcaagtcagagacagacactgaTACTTTAAATGTAACACACCGGCTCTTACACACAGGGTCTGACCACAGATCAGACCCAGAGGGGCTGGGTAGACTgggctgtcctcctgctcctGGCTCAGATTACTTACCGGTATTTCATCAGAGCCAGAGGACGGTTCATTCCCTTGGAGATGGTGACGTGCTAGACACTGGGGTTGATGATCTCTCCTGTTCTTATGATACAGAGATGGACCCTGGCAACATGTCCTTAGGTTTAGAGACACCGACTGATCTGTCTAGAGAAGACTGGAACCGGTACAGTTGTGTATATTCTGAAAGGTGTCTAGAAAGGAAAGGGGAGGTTATTGTGGTAGATgaggtgactgtgaaagtggagggCGATGCTCCTCCTGCACGGAATGCAGATAGTCACCTAGGAGATAGACACTCACAGAGCAGAGATTTCTTAGATTACAGGGGAAGCTTGGAGACAAATGTAAACGTCACAACCAATTCTCCTTTACATGCGTTCAAGGATCGCGACCCAGTGTCCACGTCGATGGGGCCTTCAGGTTCACACCATTTCGATCAGGTATTGAACGCAAACACCAGGGCTGGAGCCCAGGTTCAGGGAGGGAGAGCCACATCAGGCAATGgtaaagagaaacggttcctctgcatgttctgtaacaaaggcttcaggTGCCTCcagaaggtggagatccaccagagggtccacacaggggagaaccCCTTCAGTTGTACCCAGTGTGAGAAGAGATTCTCCCGCCAGGAccacctgaagaggcaccagatggtccacacaggggagaaacccttcagctgcccccagtgtgagaagaggttctcccgccaagaccagctgaagatgcacctgaaggtccacacgggaGAGAGGCCATTCTCCTGTACGCACTGTGGGAAGAGGTTTtcagagaggagctacctcaggaCACACCAGCAGAAAATGCACACGGTCCTTGTATAG
- the LOC112261342 gene encoding zinc finger and SCAN domain-containing protein 12-like isoform X1, with translation MANCMVFHTQIVSIMEVLANSAVAEISKLVDDDYAVFRLEITQSQKENRALRRKLQLLELKAARERAERTMRERYRGMARGEGLLTGGHRNIVKPAGHNGWRNDQPIAIDEGSEPSTQHAIVIESVDAEAAGPGVKQESTEGEEDSQHSRDIQTGAAAGVAPPVASEDLATALNVNLKSETDTDTLNVTHRLLHTGSDHRSDPEGLGRLGCPPAPGSDYLPVFHQSQRTVHSLGDGDVLDTGVDDLSCSYDTEMDPGNMSLGLETPTDLSREDWNRYSCVYSERCLERKGEVIVVDEVTVKVEGDAPPARNADSHLGDRHSQSRDFLDYRGSLETNVNVTTNSPLHAFKDRDPVSTSMGPSGSHHFDQVLNANTRAGAQVQGGRATSGNGKEKRFLCMFCNKGFRCLQKVEIHQRVHTGENPFSCTQCEKRFSRQDHLKRHQMVHTGEKPFSCPQCEKRFSRQDQLKMHLKVHTGERPFSCTHCGKRFSERSYLRTHQQKMHTVLV, from the exons atggctaactgtatggtgtttcacactcaaatagtctccatcatggaggtgctagcgaatTCAGCCGTGGCCGAGATCAGTAAACTCGTAGACGatgactatgcagtgtttcgtttggaaataactcaaagccagaaagaaaacagggcattgcggaggaaactacagctactGGAACTGAAGGCAGCACGGGAGCGCGCAGAGAGGACAATGCGAGAGcgatacagaggaatggcaagag GTGAAGGGCTtctcactggaggccacaggaACATTGTAAAGCCAGCGGGACACAATGGGTGGAGAAATGACCAACCCATAGCTATAGATGAGGGGAGTGAACCCTCAACCCAGCATGCTatcgtgatagag TCTGTAGATGCAGAGGCTGCAGGTCCTGGGGTCAAGCAGGAGAgtactgaaggagaggaggactcacaacacagcagagacatccagactggaGCAGCGGCTGGAGTGGCGCCCCCTGTAGCCTCAGAGGACCTGGCCACCGCTCTGAATGTCAATctcaagtcagagacagacactgaTACTTTAAATGTAACACACCGGCTCTTACACACAGGGTCTGACCACAGATCAGACCCAGAGGGGCTGGGTAGACTgggctgtcctcctgctcctGGCTCAGATTACTTACCGGTATTTCATCAGAGCCAGAGGACGGTTCATTCCCTTGGAGATGGTGACGTGCTAGACACTGGGGTTGATGATCTCTCCTGTTCTTATGATACAGAGATGGACCCTGGCAACATGTCCTTAGGTTTAGAGACACCGACTGATCTGTCTAGAGAAGACTGGAACCGGTACAGTTGTGTATATTCTGAAAGGTGTCTAGAAAGGAAAGGGGAGGTTATTGTGGTAGATgaggtgactgtgaaagtggagggCGATGCTCCTCCTGCACGGAATGCAGATAGTCACCTAGGAGATAGACACTCACAGAGCAGAGATTTCTTAGATTACAGGGGAAGCTTGGAGACAAATGTAAACGTCACAACCAATTCTCCTTTACATGCGTTCAAGGATCGCGACCCAGTGTCCACGTCGATGGGGCCTTCAGGTTCACACCATTTCGATCAGGTATTGAACGCAAACACCAGGGCTGGAGCCCAGGTTCAGGGAGGGAGAGCCACATCAGGCAATGgtaaagagaaacggttcctctgcatgttctgtaacaaaggcttcaggTGCCTCcagaaggtggagatccaccagagggtccacacaggggagaaccCCTTCAGTTGTACCCAGTGTGAGAAGAGATTCTCCCGCCAGGAccacctgaagaggcaccagatggtccacacaggggagaaacccttcagctgcccccagtgtgagaagaggttctcccgccaagaccagctgaagatgcacctgaaggtccacacgggaGAGAGGCCATTCTCCTGTACGCACTGTGGGAAGAGGTTTtcagagaggagctacctcaggaCACACCAGCAGAAAATGCACACGGTCCTTGTATAG
- the LOC112261342 gene encoding zinc finger and SCAN domain-containing protein 12-like isoform X2, which translates to MTIPVSIMEVLANSAVAEISKLVDDDYAVFRLEITQSQKENRALRRKLQLLELKAARERAERTMRERYRGMARGEGLLTGGHRNIVKPAGHNGWRNDQPIAIDEGSEPSTQHAIVIESVDAEAAGPGVKQESTEGEEDSQHSRDIQTGAAAGVAPPVASEDLATALNVNLKSETDTDTLNVTHRLLHTGSDHRSDPEGLGRLGCPPAPGSDYLPVFHQSQRTVHSLGDGDVLDTGVDDLSCSYDTEMDPGNMSLGLETPTDLSREDWNRYSCVYSERCLERKGEVIVVDEVTVKVEGDAPPARNADSHLGDRHSQSRDFLDYRGSLETNVNVTTNSPLHAFKDRDPVSTSMGPSGSHHFDQVLNANTRAGAQVQGGRATSGNGKEKRFLCMFCNKGFRCLQKVEIHQRVHTGENPFSCTQCEKRFSRQDHLKRHQMVHTGEKPFSCPQCEKRFSRQDQLKMHLKVHTGERPFSCTHCGKRFSERSYLRTHQQKMHTVLV; encoded by the exons ATGACGATTCCAG tctccatcatggaggtgctagcgaatTCAGCCGTGGCCGAGATCAGTAAACTCGTAGACGatgactatgcagtgtttcgtttggaaataactcaaagccagaaagaaaacagggcattgcggaggaaactacagctactGGAACTGAAGGCAGCACGGGAGCGCGCAGAGAGGACAATGCGAGAGcgatacagaggaatggcaagag GTGAAGGGCTtctcactggaggccacaggaACATTGTAAAGCCAGCGGGACACAATGGGTGGAGAAATGACCAACCCATAGCTATAGATGAGGGGAGTGAACCCTCAACCCAGCATGCTatcgtgatagag TCTGTAGATGCAGAGGCTGCAGGTCCTGGGGTCAAGCAGGAGAgtactgaaggagaggaggactcacaacacagcagagacatccagactggaGCAGCGGCTGGAGTGGCGCCCCCTGTAGCCTCAGAGGACCTGGCCACCGCTCTGAATGTCAATctcaagtcagagacagacactgaTACTTTAAATGTAACACACCGGCTCTTACACACAGGGTCTGACCACAGATCAGACCCAGAGGGGCTGGGTAGACTgggctgtcctcctgctcctGGCTCAGATTACTTACCGGTATTTCATCAGAGCCAGAGGACGGTTCATTCCCTTGGAGATGGTGACGTGCTAGACACTGGGGTTGATGATCTCTCCTGTTCTTATGATACAGAGATGGACCCTGGCAACATGTCCTTAGGTTTAGAGACACCGACTGATCTGTCTAGAGAAGACTGGAACCGGTACAGTTGTGTATATTCTGAAAGGTGTCTAGAAAGGAAAGGGGAGGTTATTGTGGTAGATgaggtgactgtgaaagtggagggCGATGCTCCTCCTGCACGGAATGCAGATAGTCACCTAGGAGATAGACACTCACAGAGCAGAGATTTCTTAGATTACAGGGGAAGCTTGGAGACAAATGTAAACGTCACAACCAATTCTCCTTTACATGCGTTCAAGGATCGCGACCCAGTGTCCACGTCGATGGGGCCTTCAGGTTCACACCATTTCGATCAGGTATTGAACGCAAACACCAGGGCTGGAGCCCAGGTTCAGGGAGGGAGAGCCACATCAGGCAATGgtaaagagaaacggttcctctgcatgttctgtaacaaaggcttcaggTGCCTCcagaaggtggagatccaccagagggtccacacaggggagaaccCCTTCAGTTGTACCCAGTGTGAGAAGAGATTCTCCCGCCAGGAccacctgaagaggcaccagatggtccacacaggggagaaacccttcagctgcccccagtgtgagaagaggttctcccgccaagaccagctgaagatgcacctgaaggtccacacgggaGAGAGGCCATTCTCCTGTACGCACTGTGGGAAGAGGTTTtcagagaggagctacctcaggaCACACCAGCAGAAAATGCACACGGTCCTTGTATAG
- the LOC112261341 gene encoding zinc finger protein 589-like isoform X4: MANCMVFHTQIASIMEVLANAAVAEICKLVDDDYAVLRLEISQSQKENRALRRKLLELKVARERAERTTRERVLASSVKILDRYRGMARGEEHVTGGHRIFVKPVGHNTLRDDKPITVDEGSGTSTQHIIMIESAEFAGLGVKHEMSEGEEDPRHSRDIQTGETGPPLVATEDPTTTPAQPRIRSSITEVSGRPDAVLKSETDTKTLTVTQKHLHRERQGLGRLGCPPAPSSEYLLYDNPSPVHSHRDSDDETGNEPSCSYTTEMDPGTLLGLETQTGPSRGDWNRYSSSVYSEGCLDKKGEGLIVDDVKVEGDVPPTWNADSHLGDGHSQGRDFLDSRESLKTNLNVATHSPLQAFRDRNPVSTSMGPSDSHGRILFDQVLNSNDRARAQVQGGGATSGNSKEKRFLCMFCSKGFSCSQKVEIHQRVHTGEKPFSCTQCHMRFAEAGNLKRHQRVHTGVKPFSCTQCHMPFAQAGSLKRHQRVHTGEKPFSCSQCEKRFSRQHQLKIHLKVHTGERPFTCTHCGKRFSERSCLRIHQQKNHSTL; the protein is encoded by the exons atggctaactgtatggtttttcacactcaaatagcctccatcatggaggtgctAGCAAATGCTGCGGtggcagagatctgtaaactagtagacgacgactatgcagtgcTTCGTTTGGAAATAagtcaaagccagaaagaaaacagggcattgcggaggaaactacTGGAACTGAAGGTGGCACGGGAGCGCGCAGAGAGAACAACACGAGAGCGCGTCCTCGccagtagtgtcaagatcctcgaccgatacagaggaatggcaagag GTGAAGAACATGTCACTGGAGGACACAGGATCTTTGTGAAGCCAGTGGGACATAATACACTGAGAGATGATaaaccaatcactgttgatgaggggagtggaacctcaacccagcacATTATCATGATAGAG TCTGCAGAGTTTGCAGGTCTTGGGGTCAAGCACGAGAtgtctgaaggagaggaggacccacggcacagcagagacatccagactggagagactggaccaccccttgTAGCCACGGaggaccccaccaccaccccagcaCAGCCCAGGATCAGAAGCAGCATCACGGAAGTCAGTGGAAGGCCAGATGCCGtcctcaagtcagagacagacaccaagactttaactgtaacacaaaagcatttacacagagagagacaggggctgggGAGGCTGGGCTGTCCTCCTGCTCCCAGCTCAGAGTATTTACTTTACGATAACCCGAGCCCGGTTCATTCCCATCGAGACTCAGATGACGAGACTGGCAATGAACCGTCTTGTTCTTACACTACAGAGATGGACCCTGGCACACTCTTGGGTTTAGAGACACAAACTGGTCCATCTAGAGGTGATTGGAaccggtacagtagtagtgtatactctgaagggtgcctagataagaaaggggaggGTCTGATCGTAGATGATGTGAAAGTGGAGGGCGATGTTCCTCCCACATGGAATGCAGATAGTCACCTTGGAGACGGACACTCACAGGGCAGAGATTTCTTAGACAGCAGGGAAAGCTTAAAGACAAATCTAAATGTCGCAACCCACTCCCCTTTACAGGCGTTCAGGGATCGCAACCCAGTGTCCACGTCGATGGGGCCTTCTGATTCACACGGCCGCATTCTTTTCgatcaggtattgaactcaaacGACCGGGCTAGAGCCCAGGTTCAGGGAGGGGGAGCTACATCAGGCAATAGTAAAGAGAAAaggttcctctgcatgttctgtagCAAAGGCTTCAGTTGCTCCCAaaaggtggagatccaccagagggtccacacaggggagaaacccttcagctgtacccagtgtcacatgcgcttcgCAGAGGCTGgcaacctgaagaggcaccagagggtccacacaggggtgaaacccttcagctgtacccagtgtcacatgccCTTCGCCCAGGCTGGCAGCCTGAAGagacaccagagggtccacacaggggagaaaccctttaGCTGCTctcagtgtgagaagaggttctcacGCCAGCACCAGCTTAAGATCcacctgaaggtccacacaggagagagaccattTACATGTACGCACTGTGGaaagaggttctcagagaggagctgcctcaggatacaccagcagaaaaaccaTTCCACTCTATAA
- the LOC121847796 gene encoding zinc finger protein 157-like, with amino-acid sequence MIESAEAAGPGGSSAVKQERTEGEENPQQSRDIETGTAAVLVPPAATDHLSTAAPQPRTRCSMVEVSGTPNAALKSEMNTETLVVTQRLLHTGSDHRPDPESLGLGRLVCPPATGSEYLLYSNPRPRTVHSHRDSGDTLETGNDPSCSYSTEVDHGNMPLDLETQTDLSRADWNPYSSSVYSEGCLDKKGEVIVVDEVTVKVEGDALLAWNVDEAHLGEGHSHGRDFLDYRGSLKTNLNVPTHSPLHAFRDRDPVSTSMAPSDSHGRVFFDQVLNSNDMARAQGGGATSGNSKEKQFLCMFCNKGFTCPQKVEIHQRVHTGVKPFSCTQCHMRFALAGNLKRHQMVHTGEKPFSCPQCEKRFSQAGDLKRHQRVHTGEKPFSCTQCHMRFALAGNLKMHLKVHTGEKPFACTHCGKRFSERSYLSIHQQKKHSTL; translated from the exons ATGATAGAG TCTGCAGAGGCTGCAGGTCCTGGAGGATCATCTGCGGTCAAGCAGGagaggactgaaggagaggagaacCCACAACAGAGCAGAGACATCGAGACTGGAACAGCGGCTGTACTAGTGCCCCCTGCAGCCACGGATCACCTATCCACTGCTGCGCCCCAGCCCAGGACGCGATGCAGCATGGTGGAGGTCAGTGGAACTCCGAACGCCGCCCTCAAgtcagagatgaacacagagactTTAGTTGTAACACAGAGGCTTTTACACACAGGATCTGACCACAGGCCAGACCCAGAGAGTCTGGGGCTGGGGAGACTGGTCTGTCCACCTGCTACCGgatcagagtatttactttaCAGTAATCCAAGACCGAGGACTGTTCATTCCCATCGGGACTCAGGTGACACGTTAGAGACTGGCAATGATCCGTCTTGTTCTTACTCTACAGAGGTGGACCATGGCAACATGCCCTTGGATTTGGAGACACAGACTGATCTGTCTAGAGCGGACTGGAACCcctacagtagtagtgtatactctgaagggtgcctagataagaaaggggaggtTATAGTGGTAGATGAAGtgactgtgaaagtggagggCGACGCTCTTCTGGCATGGAATGTAGACGAGGCTCACTTAGGAGAAGGACACTCACATGGCAGAGATTTCTTAGATTACAGGGGAAGCTTAAAGACAAATCTAAATGTCCCGACTCACTCCCCTTTACACGCGTTCAGGGATCGCGACCCAGTGTCCACATCAATGGCACCTTCCGATTCACATGGCCGCGTCTTTTTCgatcaggtattgaactcaaacGACATGGCCAGAGCTCAGGGAGGGGGAGCCACATCAGGCAATAGTAAAGAGAAACagttcctctgcatgttctgtaacaaaggcttcacCTGCCCTcagaaggtggagatccaccagagggtccacacaggagtgaaacccttcagctgtacccagtgtcacatgcgcttcgCCCTGGCTGGCAACCTGAAGAGACACCAGatggtccacacaggggagaaacccttcagctgcccccagtgtgagaagaggttctcccaggctggtgacctgaagaggcaccagagggtccacacaggggagaaacccttcagctgtacccagtgtcacatgcgcttcgCCTTGGCTGGCAacctgaagatgcacctgaaggtccacacgggaGAAAAGCCGTTTGCCTGTACACACTGCGGGAAGAGGTTCTCCGAGAGGAGCTACCTCAgtatacaccagcagaaaaaacaTTCCACTCTATAA